From one Solanum stenotomum isolate F172 chromosome 12, ASM1918654v1, whole genome shotgun sequence genomic stretch:
- the LOC125848853 gene encoding acyltransferase Pun1-like, protein MAFALLSSPSLVSICDKSFIKPSSLTPSTHRFHKLSLVDQSFSNFYIPIAFFYPKVQQREESNNSHELSHIAHLLQTSLSQTLVSYYPYAGKLKDNATIDCNDMGAEFSSARIKCHMSEIFDYPDAESIVFPKDLPWANNYEGGNLLVAQVSKFDCGGIAVSVCLSHKIGDGCSVLNFFNDWASLTRDRATTTLINPSPRFVGDSIFSAQNYGPLVDQRFVSDLNECVQKRLVFPTAKLNALRAKVAVESGVENPTRAEVVSALLFKCATKAASSTTTLMRTSKLVNFFDVRTMMKPRLPRRAIGNVLSLFSTSAIDTNNEQDMKLPKLVRSLRKGVEVAYKKDQVQQNELIMKKGKMLLENKDENCSNIYLCSNLCRYPFYNVDFGWGKPERVSLPNGPFKNSFFLMDYKTGQGVEARVMLHKQHMSAFERDEELLEFIS, encoded by the exons ATGGCTTTTGCATTATTATCATCACCATCACTAGTTTCAATTTGTGACAAATCTTTTATTAAACCTTCCTCTCTCACCCCTTCTACACATAGATTTCACAAGCTATCTCTTGTGGATCAATCCTTCAGTAATTTTTATATTCCTATTGCATTTTTTTACCCTAAAGTACAACAAAGAGAAGAGTCAAATAATTCTCATGAACTTTCCCATATAGCTCATTTGTTACAAACATCTCTATCACAAACTCTTGTCTCTTATTATCCTTACGCTGGCAAATTGAAAGACAATGCTACTATTGATTGTAACGATATGGGAGCTGAGTTTTCTAGTGCTCGAATAAAGTGTCACATGTCTGAAATATTTGATTATCCTGATGCAGAGAGTATAGTTTTTCCCAAGGACTTGCCTTGGGCGAATAATTATGAAGGTGGCAATTTACTTGTGGCACAAGTAAGTAAATTTGATTGTGGGGGAATAGCGGTTAGCGTATGCTTATCGCATAAGATTGGTGATGGTTGCTCTGtacttaatttctttaatgACTGGGCTAGTCTCACTCGTGATCGCGCAACAACAACTCTGATTAATCCTTCTCCTAGATTTGTAGGAGATTCTATCTTCTCAGCACAAAATTATGGTCCTCTTGTTGATCAACGATTTGTGTCCGATCTCAATGAGTGCGTACAGAAAAGATTAGTTTTTCCTACTGCCAAGCTAAATGCCCTCCGAGCTAAG GTAGCAGTGGAATCGGGAGTAGAAAATCCAACACGGGCTGAAGTTGTAAGTGCACTTCTTTTCAAATGTGCAACAAAGGCAGCATCAAGTACAACCACTTTAATGCGCACATCAAAGTTGGTTAACTTCTTTGATGTACGTACTATGATGAAACCTCGTCTACCTCGTAGAGCAATTGGAAATGTCTTGTCCTTATTTTCCACGTCAGCAATCGATACTAATAATGAGCAAGACATGAAATTGCCAAAATTGGTTCGTAGTCTAAGGAAGGGAGTTGAAGTTGCATATAAGAAAGACCAAGTCCAACAAAATGAACTCATcatgaaaaaaggaaaaatgttacttgaaaataaggatgaaAACTGTAGTAATATTTATCTCTGCAGTAATCTTTGCAGATATCCATTCTATAATGTGGATTTTGGATGGGGAAAACCTGAAAGAGTGTCTCTACCAAATGGTCCCTTCAAGAATTCATTCTTCTTGATGGATTATAAAACTGGGCAAGGCGTAGAGGCACGGGTAATGTTACACAAACAACATATGTCTGCATTTGAACGCGATGAGGAACTCCTTGAGTTTATTTCCTAA